In the Mycolicibacter minnesotensis genome, CCCTGTCCTGGGTGTTTGCCCACCGGCTTTCGGCGGACACTTCATGGTACGCGGTTCCAACGACTTATCGGCGCCGGTTCATTCCCCCGGCGACGGTCACATGCCCTTGGCGCGACGCCCCAGTGCCCGGGTCACTTCGCGTTGCGCGTCACGCTTGGCCAGATCCTGGCGCTTGTCGTGGGCTTGCTTGCCGCGCGCCAGCGCCAATTCGACCTTGACCTTGCCCTCGAAGAAGTACACCGACAGCGGGACCAGGGTGAGGTTGCCGTCGCGAATCTTGCCGATCAGCATGTCGATCTGGCGCCGGTGCAACAGCAACTTGCGAGTGCGCCGCGGCTCGTGGTTGGTCCAGGTGCCGTGGTGGTATTCGGGGATGTGCATGTTGCGCAGCCACACCTCCCCGTCGTCGACGGTGGCGAATGCGTCGACCAGCGAGGCTTGACCGGCGCGCAGACTCTTCACCTCGGTGCCCACCAGCGACACCCCGGCCTCGTAGACGTCGAGAATCGAGTAGTTGTGCCGTGCTTTGCGATTCGACGCGACGATCTGCTTATCGGGCTTCTTGCCCTTGCCCTTGTCCGAGGCCTTCTTAGCCATCACTACCGCCGGACATAAAGCCGAAGCGTCACGTAGGAGGTGGCTGCGGCCATCGCCGCGCCCAGCACCAGCAGGATCGGCGAGATGTAGAGGATGTCGGCGTAGTCGATCCGTGCGATCAGATGCGCTTGATAGAACTGGCTGAGCGCGTTATCGAGGAACAAGGCCCGCACGACCATCAATCCAACGATCGCGATGATCACACCCACCGTCGCAGCCAGCACCGCCTCCACCAGGAACGGCAGCTGCGTGTACCAGCGGCTGGCACCCACCAGGCGCATGATCGAGACCTCGGTCCGCCGGGTGTAAGCGGCGACTTGAACCATGTTGGCGATCAACAGCACCGCCCCGACCGCCTGCACCAGCGCGACCGCGAAAGCTGCGCTGCTGAGCCCGTCGAGCACGGCGAACAGTCGGTCGATCAGCTTCTTCTGGTTGAGCACGCTGAGCACGCCGGGCTGGCCCTGCATTGCGGCGTCGAAATCCTTGCTCTGCTCGGGGTTGTCCAGCTTGACGATGAACGACGCCGGGAAGGAGTCCTTGCTCGCGACATCCTTGAACTCGGGGAATTTCCGGATAGCGTCGGCGTAGGCATCCTCGGAATTGAGGTAGCGGACCGACTTCACGTCGTTGCGGGTCTCGATCTGCTCCCGCAGCGCTTTACAGGCCGGCTGATCGCAGTTCGGGTCATCGGCGGCGATGTCGGGGTTGAGGAACACCTGCGACTCCACCCGGTCCAGGTAGATGCTGCGGGACTGGTCAGCCAGACGCACCACCAGCAATCCGCCACCGAACAGGCCGATCGAGATGGCCGTGGTGAGAATCATCGCCACCGTCATGGTGACGTTGCGGCGCAGCCCGGTCAGGACCTCGTTGAACAGGAAACCAAAGCGCACGTCAGCGGTCCATTCCGTAGACACCGCGCTGCTCGTCGCGCACCAACCGCCCGAGCGACAGCTCGACGACGCGCTGGCGCATCGAGTCGACGATGTGGTGGTCGTGGGTCGCCATGAGCACCGTGGTTCCGGTGCGGTTGATCCGCTCCAGCAGATCCATGATGTCCTCACTAGTGTCCGGGTCGAGGTTGCCGGTGGGCTCATCGGCGATCAGCACCAGTGGCCGGTTGACGAAAGCCCGGGCGATCGCGACACGCTGCTGCTCACCACCGGACAGCTCACCGGGCAGCCGGTTCGCCTTGCCTGACAGCCCGACCATCTCCAGAACCTCAGGGACGACCCGGTTGATCATCTCCGGCTTCTTGCCGATCACCTCCAGCGCGAAGGCCACGTTCTCGAACACCGTCTTCTGCTGCAACAGCCGGAAATCCTGGAACACGCACCCCAGTACCTGGCGCAGGCTGGGGATATGGCGGCCGGCGAGCTTGTTGACGTGGAACTTCGACACCTGAATGTCACCCGAGGTGGGTGTCTCCTCGGCCAGCAGCAACCGCATGAACGTGGACTTGCCTGAGCCGGATGGACCGATCAGGAAGACGAACTCGCCTTTGTCGATCTTGACGCTGACATTGTCGAGCGCCGGACGGGCCGACGACTTGTACTGCTTGGTGACATGGTCGAGCGTGATCATCACGGCACGAAGTTTAGCCCGGTGGTGCGACGGGCCCGGGCGGAGCCGACGGCGTCGGCGCGCCGGACGCAGCCGAGGGTGCGGGCTGCCCCGGCACGGGCGGCACCTCGGCGGGCGGGGGGACCTGCCCCGGCTCCGGGGGTGGGACCGGGCTGGGCGGCGGGCACAGAGGTGGGCAGAACGGGAATCCCGGCACCGGCGACGGCGGCGGCGGTTCGCCAACCGGCGGCTCCTCGGGCGGGGGCGTCTCGACCGTGGTGGGTGTGGGCGTGACGGTCTCGGTGATGGTCACCGGTGGTTGCTGGAGCCTGGTGCGCGGCACCCAGGTATAGGCCGGGTCGGGGATGAAACCCGGCGGCACCACCTGTGGGGCGGGTGGCGGCTTCGGTTCCTCACGGTAGGTGCCGTAGACCCACCACACCGCGCCGAAAGCGATGATCAGCACCACCGTGGAGGTGCGGACCCGGCCGCCGAACAGGTGCGACGGCCATTTCCATCGGGACTCACCGGCCCGGGCCGGCGGCTCGTCGGGCTTTCCTACGCGCAGTTTCATGGCGTCTGCACCGGCTTCACCTCGCCAGCGGCAGCGACACCGACCGAGGCCAGCGCCTGCACCACCTGGATCCGCAACCGTCGTCCCACTTCGAACTGTTTGCCGGGCAGCGTCCGCGCCACCATCCGCAGGTTGACGACGCCGACCTCCAGGCTCTCCACGCCCATCATCGAGGGCTGGTCCAGCAACAGATCCCGCAGCGGCGCATCGGCCTCGCGGGCGTGCTCACACACTTGGTGCAGCACTTCGTTGACCCGAGTCAGGTCGGCGCTGCTAGGCACGGGAATGTCGACTACGGCACGCGCCCAGTCCTTGGACAAGTTCAGCGAGCGGACGATGTTGCCGTTGGGGACGGTGAACACCTCGCCGTTGGGGGTCCGTAGCTTGGTCACCCGCAGCGTCACCTCCTCGACGGTGCCCAGCGCCTCCGTCGGCGCCCCGGTCATCGACAGCTGCACCAGATCACCGAAGCCGTATTGCTTTTCGGTGATGATGAAGAATCCGCTGAGGAGGTCTTGCACCAGCTTCTGCGCTCCGAAGCCGATCGCGCCACCTATGACGGCTGCAGGTCCCACCAACGATCCGATCGGGATGTCGAGGATGGTGGTGATCTGCACGCCGACCACGACGCACAGCAGCACCACCGACACCCAGGAGATCACCGAGGCGACGGCCTGACGGTGCTTGGACGCCTCCGAACGCACCAGCGCGTCACTGGTGGCAAAACCGTGTTCCAGCCGGCGGGTCACCCGCTGTGCCGTCCAGGTGATGAAGCGCGAGGCCAGCACCGCCCCGATGAGCAGCAGGACGATCCGCAGTCCCTTGGTGATGACCCATTCACCGATCTCACCGCGCCACAACTCGCTCCAGCGCTGCCCCGGAGAAAAGGCCAAGGTCATGAGGGTCAGTCCTCTTCCGGCCTGTTGCGCCAGCGGATGCCGGCCTCCAGGAAGCCGTCGATGTCGCCGTCGAGGACCGCGGCCGGGTTGCCGACCTCGTACTCGGTGCGCAGGTCCTTGACCATCTGGTAAGGGTGCAGCACGTAGGAGCGCATCTGGTTGCCCCACGAGCTGCCCCCGTCGCCCTTGAGTGCGTCCATCTCGGCGCGTTCTTCGGACCGCTTACGCTCCATGAGCTTGGCCTGCAGCACCCGCATCGCCGAAACCTTGTTCTGCAACTGCGATTTCTCGTTCTGACAGGTGACCACGATCCCGCTGGGGATGTGCGTCAGGCGCACCGCGGAGTCGGTGGTGTTCACCGACTGACCGCCGGGGCCGCTGGAGCGGTAGACGTCGACGCGGACGTCGCCCTCGGGAATGTCGATGTGGTCGGTGGTCTCCACCACCGGCAACACCTCGACTTCGGCGAACGAGGTCTGCCGACGCCCCTGGTTGTCGAACGGGCTGATCCGTACCAGCCGGTGGGTGCCTTGTTCCACCGACAGGGTGCCGTAGGCGAAAGGTGCGTGCACCGCGAACGTCGCGCTTTTGATCCCGGCTTCTTCGGCGTAGGAGGTGTCGAACACCTCGACGCCGTAGTTGTGCTGCTCGGCCCAGCGGATGTACATCCGCATCAGCATCTCGGCCCAGTCGGCGGCGTCCACGCCGCCCGCGCCGGAGCGGATCGTGACCAGCGCCTCACGTTCGTCGTACTCACCCGAGAGCAGGGTGCGGACCTCCAAGGCGTCGATGTCTTCGCGCAGCTTGGCCAGTTCGGCGTCGGCTTCGGCCAGCGCGTCGGCGCCCGCCGAACCTTCTTCCTCAGCCGCCATCTCATAGAGCACCGGGAGATCGTCGACGCGTTGGCGCAGCCCCTCCACCCGGCGCAACTCGGCCTGGGCGTGTGACAGCTCGCTGGTCACCTTCTGGGCGCGCGTCTGGTCATCCCACAGATTCGGGTCGGACGCGTCGCGCTCGAGGTCGGCAATACGGCTGCGCAGTCCGTCGACGTCCAGCACCCGCTCCACCGTGGTCAAGGTGGTGTCAAGGGCGGCAATGTCGGGCTGGCGGTCAGGTTCCACGTTTGTCGAGGTTACCGGCGACCCTTGGGGTGCGACCTCTAGCATCGGGGTTACGCGGGTGCATGCGCGACTTCCGAGCAGAAAGAAGGTTCGAGGATGCGGCCCTATCACGTCGCGATCGTCGGCTCCGGCCCATCGGGTTACTTTGCCGCGGCATCCCTGCTGAAGCTGGCCGCGGGCGGTGAGATCGACGTGCGCATCGACATGCTGGAGATGCTGCCGACGCCGTGGGGCCTGGTGCGCTCAGGAGTGGCGCCCGATCACCCGAAGATCAAGTCGATCAGCGCACAGTTTGAGAAGACCGCGGCCGATCCGCGATTCCGGTTCTACGGCAACGTGACCGTCGGCGAGCATGTGACGCCGGCGGAGCTGGCCGAGCGCTACGACGTGGTGATCTACGCGATCGGAGCACAGTCGAATCGGCAATTGGGCATCCCCGGGGAGGATCTGCCCGGCAGCGTCGCCGCGGTGGACTTCGTCGGCTGGTACAACGCGCATCCGCATTTCGCCGACCACGCACCCGACCTGAGCTGCAGTCGCGCCATCGTGGTGGGCAACGGCAATGTGGCCCTGGACGTGGCCCGCATTCTGGTCAGTCAGCCCGACGAGCTGCGCCGCACCGACATCGCTGACCACGCCCTGGACGCATTGGGACCGCGCGGCATCGAAGAGGTGGTGATCGTCGGTAGGCGCGGCCCACTACAGGCCACCTTCAGCAGCCCCGAACTGCGCGAGCTCGGCGACCTCAAGGGGCTCGACGACGTGGATGTGGTGATCGAGGCCGCGGAGTTCGCCGGGATCACCGACGAGGACATCGAGGCGGCCCCCAAGCATCCCAAGCAGAACGTCAAGGTGTTGCGCACCTACGTCGGGCGCCCGCTGCGCCCGGGTCATCGCCGGATCGTGTTCCGATTCGCCACCTCACCGATTGAGATCCGCGGCGAGGGCCGGGTCGAGGAGATCGTGCTGGGCCGCAACGAGTTGGTCACCGATGATCAGGGTTGGGTCAGCGCACGCGACACCGGTGAGCGCGAAGTGTTGCCCACCCAGCTGGTGGTGCGCTCGGTCGGTTACCGCGGGGTTCCCATCCCGGGTCTGCCGTTCGACGAGCGCAGCGGCACGATCCCGCACACCGCCGGACGCATCGAGGGCGCCGACAACGAATACGTGGTCGGCTGGATCAAGCGGGGGCCTTCGGGTGTCATCGGTTCCAACAAGAGCGACTCGCAGGCCACTGTCGATACCCTCGCCGCCGATCTGGCCGCCCGGGTGGCCGAAACGGGTTTGCCCGACCGCGACGCCGACCACGAGGTGCAGCTGCACCGCTGGCTCCTGTCTCGCCAACCGCATCTGGTCACCGCCGAACATTGGCAGCTGATCGACGCCCACGAGCGTTCCCTCGGTGAGCCGCATGGCCGGCCCCGGGTCAAGCTGGCCAGCGTCGAGGAGATGTTGCGGGTCGGGCACGGGCCGAGTGCGCAGGAATCCTGCCCCGACTGCGATGCGGTGGAACTGAGGTCGCACGTGGTTCCGCTGCCGGAGTCGCAGCCGCAGTAATCGCCGAGCTCACTCCCCCGGTGGCGTGGACGGTGGCGCGATCGGGCTCCAGTTGTCGGGGTTGCGCGGCGAATACCGCACCGGCAGCAGCTCGCCGACGCTGGGCCACGTGTTCACGTCGACCGCGAAGCGCCGGTAGACGTCATGTTCGGCGATCGAGGGACCGTGCAGAACGCCACTGATCGTGACGAACTGGGCACCGGTGGCCTCCGGGCGCGGACTGACGCCGGTGATCAGGACGGTGCCCTCGAGGGCTTCCCGGCCTGGCCCCGAACGCACGAACCGCGGCGCCAGAAAAACGCCCATCACAGCCAGCAGTAACAGCAGCGCTCCGATCTCCCACATGCGGCCATGGTAGGACTTTCGCCATGGCGCAGATCAACGACAATCTCGATGACGACCTCTCCCTCGCCCTGGCCTTGGCCGACCGGGCGGACGAAATCAGCCTGGCGCGGTTCGGTGCACTGGACCTGCGGGTCGACACCAAGCCCGACCTCACCCCGGTGACCGATGCCGACCAGGCCGTCGAAACCGCGCTGCGTGAGGTGCTGGCAGCCGAGCGTCCGCAGGACCAGATTCTGGGCGAGGAGTTCGGTGGCACTGCCGCTTTCAGCGGGCGTCAATGGATCATCGACCCGATCGATGGCACCAAGAATTTCGTGCGCGGGGTGCCGGTGTGGGCCACGCTGATCTCCCTGCTGCACGACGGTGTGCCGATCCTCGGGGTGATCAGCGCCCCGGCGCTGCACCGGCGCTGGTGGGCGACGAGCGGTCAGGGCGCGTTCGGGTCGGTCGCCGGGGCACCGGCGCGACGACTGTCGGTGTCGGCGGTGACCGATCTGGATTCGTCGAGCCTGACGTTCGCCGGGCTGAACTACTGGGAGGCCCGCGGCCTGCGGGAGCAGTTCCTGAATCTGACCGCGTCGGTCTGGCGGGCCCGGTCCTACGGCGATTTCTGGGCCTACTGCCTGGTCGCCGAGGGTGCGGTGGACGCGGCGATCGAGCCGGCGGTGTCGGTCTGGGACCTGGCTGCCGTCGACATCGTGGTGCGCGAGGCCGGTGGAGTGTTCACCGACCTGTCCGGCAATCCGGGGCCGCATGGCAACTGCGCCGTCGCCGCCAACCCCGCCCTACACCGGCAGGTCATGGCGGCGCTGACCGCGGACTGAACTGCCAGTCCGCGGGGGCGGTGCGGGGCTATGTCTGACGTCGACGCCTGAGGACTACGTCACACCTTACTTACGAGTCATCTTACTTCGGAGTAAGGTGTCCTCATCGATACTTCCCTCGAGTGAGGCTCTGACATGACTGATATCGCCCCCGCCACCAACGGCTCAAAGGTCCGGCTGAACAGCCGCGCCAGCGGCGTCGGGTCGGTTCCGCACAAGCGCACCCCGATGGCGGCAGCCCTGTCGCTGGTCATGCCACTAGCCAGGCGGGACTTTCTGGACCGCTACCGCCTTCGCGAGCCACTGAACCGGGGGCTCAACCATGGCGTGAAGACGGTGTTTTCGGCCGCCGGAGCCTCGACCCGCCAATTCAAGAAGGTCCAGGGCCTGGGCAAGGCACCGGCTCGGCTCAGCGCCCCCAGCGAAGGCGGTGCAGGCGCCAAAGGCGCTGATTACTTCGACCTAACCCCCGATGACGATCAGCAGATGATCATCGACACTGTCGAGGAGTTCGCGGCCGAGCTGCTGCGGCCGGCGGCCCACGACGCCGACGAGGCCCTCGACTACCCGCGCGAGCTGCTCGGCAAAGCAGCCGAATTGGGCATCACGGCGATCAACATCCCCGAGGAGTTCGACGGGATCGCCGCCCACCGCTCGGCGGTCACCAACGTGCTGGTGGCCGAGGCGCTGGCCTACGGCGACATGGGCCTGGCGCTGCCGATCCTGGCCCCCGGCGGGGTGGCTTCGGCGTTGACCCACTGGGGCAGCGCCGACCAGCAGGCCACCTACCTGCCGGAGTTCGCCGGGGAGAAGGTTCCGCAGGCCTGTGTCGCGATCGTCGAGCCGCATGCGCTGTTCGATCCGACCAACCTCAAGACCACCGCGGTGCGCACCCCCAGCGGCTACCGGCTCGACGGCGTGAAGTCCTTGGTTCCAGCTGCCGCTGACGCCGAACTGTTCATCGTGGCCGCCCAGCTCAACGGCAAGCCCGCGCTGTTCATCGTCGAATCCTCGGCGCCCGGCCTGACCGTCAAGGCCGACCCCAGCATGGGTCTTCGCGCCGCCGCACTGGGCCAGATCGAGCTGAACAAGGTGTCGGTGCCCCTCACCGCCCGCCTCGGCGAGGAGGGAGCCGAGGACTCCGACTACTCGCAGGCCATCGCGCTGTCCCGGCTGGGCTGGGCCGCGCTGGCTGTGGGCACCAGCCACGCAGTGTTGGACCACGTGATGCCCTACATCAAGGAGCGCGAGGCGTTCGGCGAGCCGATCGCCAACCGCCAGTCGGTGGCGTTCATGTGCGCCAATATCGCCATCGAGCTCGACGGGCTGCGCCTGCTGACCTGGCGCGGTGCGTCACGGTGCGAGCAGGGTCTGCCGTTCATCAGAGAAGCCGCGCTGGCCAAGCGGATCGCCACCGACAAGGGCATGCAGATCGGCCTGGACGGGGTGCAGCTGCTCGGCGGCCACGGCTACACCAAGGAGCATCCGGTGGAGCGCTGGTACCGGGATCTTCGGGCGCTCGGCATCGCCGAGGGCGTTCTGGTCATCTGAGCCCTCCCCAGCCACCCAACCCATCTGCTGCGAAAACGAAAGTCTGATCATGGCAATCAATCTGGAACTGCCCCGCAAAATGCGCGAAGTCATCGAGATGTCCCACGCCGGCGCGGCGGAGATATTGCGCCCCATTTCGCGCAAATACGATGCGCGCGAACACGCCTATCCGGTCGAGCTGGACACTCTTGAGTCGCTGTTCGACGGCGTCTCTGGAACCGGCGACAACGCGATGGCCGGCGCCGAGGCATTCCGCGCTTCCGGGGAGCAGACCGGGAACCGCAACGCGTCCAACATGGCGGCGATGCTGCAGGTACTCGAGATGAGTTGGGGCGACGTCGCATTGATGTTGTCGGTGCCCTATCAGGGCCTCGGCAATGCGGCCATCTCCGGTGTCGCCACCGACGAGCAGCTCGCGCGTCTGGGCAAGGTGTGGGCCGCCATGGCGATCACCGAACCGAGCTTCGGCTCGGACTCCGCGGCGGTCAGCACGACGGCCACCCTCGACGGCGACGAGTATGTGATCAACGGCGAGAAGATCTTCGTCACCGCCGGATCGCGCTGCACCCACATCGTGGTGTGGGCGACGCTGGACAAGGCCCTGGGACGGGCGGCGATCAAGTCCTTCATCGTGCCGCGTGAGCATCCCGGCGTGACGGTCGAACGCCTGGAGCACAAGCTGGGCATCAAGGCCTCCGACACCGCGGTGATCCGCTTCGACAACGCCCGCATCCCCAAGGACAACCTGCTGGGCAGCCCGGAGATCAACACCGAGAAGAGCTTCTCGGGGGTCATGGAAACCTTCGACAACACCCGGCCGATCGTGGCTGCGATGGCGGTCGGGGTCGCGCGCGCCGCGCTGGAGGAGCTGCGCAAGCTGCTCACCGCGGCGGGCATCGAGATCTGCTACGACAAGCCGGCGCACGCCCAGAGCGCACCGGCCGCGGAGTTCCTGCGTATGGAAGCCGACTGGGAGTCGGCGAACCTGCTGACGCTGCGCTCGGCATGGCAGGCCGACAACCGCATCCCCAACTCCAAAGAGGCGTCGATGGGCAAGGCCAAGGCCGGCCGGGTCGCCACCGACATCACCCTCAAGGCCGTCGAGATGGCCGGCACTCTGGGCTACTCCGAGCAGACTCTGTTGGAGAAGTGGAGCCGCGACTCGAAGATCCTCGACATCTTCGAAGGCACCCAACAGATCCAGCTGCTGGTGGTGGCCCGCCGACTGCTGGGCCTGACGTCGGCCCAGCTGAAGTAGCCGGCCACTCCCGGTCAGCAGGCTCAAGAATCGCACCCGCGGGCTCCCCGCGCGGTGCGATTC is a window encoding:
- the hisN gene encoding histidinol-phosphatase, whose translation is MAQINDNLDDDLSLALALADRADEISLARFGALDLRVDTKPDLTPVTDADQAVETALREVLAAERPQDQILGEEFGGTAAFSGRQWIIDPIDGTKNFVRGVPVWATLISLLHDGVPILGVISAPALHRRWWATSGQGAFGSVAGAPARRLSVSAVTDLDSSSLTFAGLNYWEARGLREQFLNLTASVWRARSYGDFWAYCLVAEGAVDAAIEPAVSVWDLAAVDIVVREAGGVFTDLSGNPGPHGNCAVAANPALHRQVMAALTAD
- a CDS encoding acyl-CoA dehydrogenase family protein is translated as MAINLELPRKMREVIEMSHAGAAEILRPISRKYDAREHAYPVELDTLESLFDGVSGTGDNAMAGAEAFRASGEQTGNRNASNMAAMLQVLEMSWGDVALMLSVPYQGLGNAAISGVATDEQLARLGKVWAAMAITEPSFGSDSAAVSTTATLDGDEYVINGEKIFVTAGSRCTHIVVWATLDKALGRAAIKSFIVPREHPGVTVERLEHKLGIKASDTAVIRFDNARIPKDNLLGSPEINTEKSFSGVMETFDNTRPIVAAMAVGVARAALEELRKLLTAAGIEICYDKPAHAQSAPAAEFLRMEADWESANLLTLRSAWQADNRIPNSKEASMGKAKAGRVATDITLKAVEMAGTLGYSEQTLLEKWSRDSKILDIFEGTQQIQLLVVARRLLGLTSAQLK
- the prfB gene encoding peptide chain release factor 2; protein product: MEPDRQPDIAALDTTLTTVERVLDVDGLRSRIADLERDASDPNLWDDQTRAQKVTSELSHAQAELRRVEGLRQRVDDLPVLYEMAAEEEGSAGADALAEADAELAKLREDIDALEVRTLLSGEYDEREALVTIRSGAGGVDAADWAEMLMRMYIRWAEQHNYGVEVFDTSYAEEAGIKSATFAVHAPFAYGTLSVEQGTHRLVRISPFDNQGRRQTSFAEVEVLPVVETTDHIDIPEGDVRVDVYRSSGPGGQSVNTTDSAVRLTHIPSGIVVTCQNEKSQLQNKVSAMRVLQAKLMERKRSEERAEMDALKGDGGSSWGNQMRSYVLHPYQMVKDLRTEYEVGNPAAVLDGDIDGFLEAGIRWRNRPEED
- a CDS encoding mechanosensitive ion channel family protein, with amino-acid sequence MTLAFSPGQRWSELWRGEIGEWVITKGLRIVLLLIGAVLASRFITWTAQRVTRRLEHGFATSDALVRSEASKHRQAVASVISWVSVVLLCVVVGVQITTILDIPIGSLVGPAAVIGGAIGFGAQKLVQDLLSGFFIITEKQYGFGDLVQLSMTGAPTEALGTVEEVTLRVTKLRTPNGEVFTVPNGNIVRSLNLSKDWARAVVDIPVPSSADLTRVNEVLHQVCEHAREADAPLRDLLLDQPSMMGVESLEVGVVNLRMVARTLPGKQFEVGRRLRIQVVQALASVGVAAAGEVKPVQTP
- the ftsX gene encoding permease-like cell division protein FtsX, which encodes MRFGFLFNEVLTGLRRNVTMTVAMILTTAISIGLFGGGLLVVRLADQSRSIYLDRVESQVFLNPDIAADDPNCDQPACKALREQIETRNDVKSVRYLNSEDAYADAIRKFPEFKDVASKDSFPASFIVKLDNPEQSKDFDAAMQGQPGVLSVLNQKKLIDRLFAVLDGLSSAAFAVALVQAVGAVLLIANMVQVAAYTRRTEVSIMRLVGASRWYTQLPFLVEAVLAATVGVIIAIVGLMVVRALFLDNALSQFYQAHLIARIDYADILYISPILLVLGAAMAAATSYVTLRLYVRR
- a CDS encoding acyl-CoA dehydrogenase family protein, which codes for MTDIAPATNGSKVRLNSRASGVGSVPHKRTPMAAALSLVMPLARRDFLDRYRLREPLNRGLNHGVKTVFSAAGASTRQFKKVQGLGKAPARLSAPSEGGAGAKGADYFDLTPDDDQQMIIDTVEEFAAELLRPAAHDADEALDYPRELLGKAAELGITAINIPEEFDGIAAHRSAVTNVLVAEALAYGDMGLALPILAPGGVASALTHWGSADQQATYLPEFAGEKVPQACVAIVEPHALFDPTNLKTTAVRTPSGYRLDGVKSLVPAAADAELFIVAAQLNGKPALFIVESSAPGLTVKADPSMGLRAAALGQIELNKVSVPLTARLGEEGAEDSDYSQAIALSRLGWAALAVGTSHAVLDHVMPYIKEREAFGEPIANRQSVAFMCANIAIELDGLRLLTWRGASRCEQGLPFIREAALAKRIATDKGMQIGLDGVQLLGGHGYTKEHPVERWYRDLRALGIAEGVLVI
- the ftsE gene encoding cell division ATP-binding protein FtsE, with amino-acid sequence MITLDHVTKQYKSSARPALDNVSVKIDKGEFVFLIGPSGSGKSTFMRLLLAEETPTSGDIQVSKFHVNKLAGRHIPSLRQVLGCVFQDFRLLQQKTVFENVAFALEVIGKKPEMINRVVPEVLEMVGLSGKANRLPGELSGGEQQRVAIARAFVNRPLVLIADEPTGNLDPDTSEDIMDLLERINRTGTTVLMATHDHHIVDSMRQRVVELSLGRLVRDEQRGVYGMDR
- the smpB gene encoding SsrA-binding protein SmpB, which translates into the protein MMAKKASDKGKGKKPDKQIVASNRKARHNYSILDVYEAGVSLVGTEVKSLRAGQASLVDAFATVDDGEVWLRNMHIPEYHHGTWTNHEPRRTRKLLLHRRQIDMLIGKIRDGNLTLVPLSVYFFEGKVKVELALARGKQAHDKRQDLAKRDAQREVTRALGRRAKGM